Proteins from a genomic interval of Desulfuromonas acetexigens:
- a CDS encoding Rossmann-like and DUF2520 domain-containing protein, producing the protein MKQRIVLIGPGRLGQAVTALLAEAGHSVRAVIGRDAARALAAARFVGSRNAATTDLARAAQGNVVLLAVPDDALATAASGLRREGQLAEGAVLIHFSGLHAAAILNAGEGSQVRALSLHPLQTFADAVAGVRNLPGSPFSVEGDEDLLAFGEQLVRDMGGSPFRIRGEQKALYHAAACVASNYLVTLASLSGRILAHCGFPEEEAVKLLIPLLHGTVHNLTALDPPRALTGPIARGDVGTVARHLEALAELPEELREVYRILGRETVNLALRKGSLGEERAGALRELLKG; encoded by the coding sequence ATGAAGCAACGCATTGTCCTGATCGGCCCCGGCCGCCTGGGACAAGCGGTGACCGCCCTGCTCGCCGAGGCCGGCCATTCGGTGCGCGCCGTCATCGGCCGCGATGCCGCTCGCGCCCTGGCCGCCGCCCGTTTCGTCGGCAGCCGGAACGCGGCAACCACCGACCTTGCCCGCGCCGCCCAGGGCAACGTCGTGCTGCTGGCGGTCCCCGACGACGCCCTCGCGACAGCAGCGTCGGGCTTGCGCCGGGAAGGTCAGCTGGCCGAGGGGGCGGTGCTGATCCATTTCAGCGGCCTGCATGCCGCCGCCATCCTCAACGCGGGAGAAGGCTCCCAGGTCCGCGCCCTCTCCTTGCACCCGCTGCAAACCTTTGCCGACGCCGTCGCCGGTGTCCGCAATCTGCCCGGCAGCCCGTTTTCGGTGGAAGGGGATGAAGACCTCCTCGCCTTCGGCGAACAACTGGTGCGGGACATGGGTGGCAGCCCCTTCCGCATTCGCGGCGAACAGAAAGCCCTCTACCACGCTGCCGCCTGTGTCGCCTCCAACTATCTCGTCACCCTCGCCTCCCTGTCGGGGCGGATTCTCGCGCACTGTGGGTTCCCCGAGGAGGAGGCCGTCAAGCTGCTCATCCCCCTGCTGCACGGAACGGTGCACAACCTCACCGCCCTCGATCCCCCCCGGGCGCTGACCGGCCCCATCGCTCGCGGCGATGTCGGAACCGTGGCCCGGCACCTGGAGGCCCTGGCGGAACTGCCGGAAGAACTGCGGGAGGTTTATCGGATTCTCGGACGAGAAACGGTCAACCTGGCATTACGGAAGGGAAGCTTGGGGGAGGAACGGGCGGGCGCGTTGCGGGAGTTGCTGAAAGGATAA
- the nfi gene encoding deoxyribonuclease V (cleaves DNA at apurinic or apyrimidinic sites), which yields MDFAVLHDWDLDPRQAVALQRELAQQVRLMPTVAESPATVAGVDVSYEKHGDHFFAAVVVLDFATLNVVDQAWADGWVDFPYIPGLLSFRELPVLLAAFHRLKTVPDVVLVDGQGIAHPRRIGLASHLGLWLNLPTVGCAKSRLCGVHDEPGVMRGEAAPLLLADEVVGMVLRTRERVKPLYVSPGHLTDVASATRLTLACTRRYRMPEPTRLAHHLTNQLRRAALSS from the coding sequence ATGGATTTTGCCGTGCTGCACGACTGGGATCTCGACCCCCGCCAGGCGGTGGCCCTGCAACGGGAGCTGGCGCAGCAGGTCCGGTTGATGCCGACGGTCGCCGAATCACCGGCGACGGTGGCGGGAGTGGATGTCTCCTACGAGAAGCACGGCGACCACTTTTTCGCCGCTGTCGTCGTCCTCGATTTTGCGACCCTGAACGTCGTCGATCAGGCCTGGGCCGACGGCTGGGTCGACTTTCCCTATATTCCCGGCCTCCTCTCCTTCCGCGAACTACCGGTTCTGCTCGCGGCCTTCCACCGACTCAAGACCGTTCCCGACGTCGTGCTGGTCGACGGCCAGGGCATCGCCCACCCCCGCCGTATCGGGCTGGCGAGCCATCTCGGCCTGTGGCTGAATCTGCCGACCGTCGGCTGCGCCAAAAGTCGCCTCTGCGGCGTTCATGACGAACCGGGAGTGATGCGGGGGGAGGCGGCGCCGCTGCTGCTTGCGGATGAAGTGGTGGGGATGGTGCTGCGGACGCGGGAGCGGGTCAAACCCCTGTACGTTTCCCCCGGTCATCTGACCGACGTTGCGAGCGCCACCCGCCTGACCCTGGCCTGCACCCGCCGCTACCGCATGCCCGAGCCGACCCGCCTGGCCCATCATTTGACGAATCAACTACGCAGAGCCGCTTTGTCCAGTTGA
- a CDS encoding D-2-hydroxyacid dehydrogenase, with translation MKIVVLDGYALNPGDLSWDGLNALGDCVVYERTPVEQIVERAAGAWAVLTNKTVLSATTLAALPDLRYIGVLATGYNVVDVEAAARQGIAVTNVPAYGAASVAQLVFALLLEMCSQVGHHARLVREGAWTRSPDFAFWDRPLIELEGLTLGIVGFGDIGRKVAALGRAFGMEILVHTKHPEKYRGQGADVAFAELDDLFARSDVVSLHCPLTAETERLVDTRRLALMKSTARLINTGRGALVDEATLAAALNDDRLAGAGLDVLCQEPPPADNPLLQARNCFITPHVAWATGAARGRLLAGAVGNLRDFLAGVPRNVVNGVGPAAPPVP, from the coding sequence ATGAAAATTGTCGTGCTGGACGGATACGCCCTCAACCCCGGCGACCTGAGTTGGGACGGGCTGAACGCCTTGGGGGATTGCGTCGTTTACGAGCGGACGCCGGTCGAGCAGATCGTCGAGCGGGCCGCCGGGGCCTGGGCGGTATTGACCAACAAGACGGTCCTTTCGGCGACGACCCTCGCGGCTTTGCCCGACTTGCGCTATATCGGCGTACTCGCCACCGGCTATAACGTGGTCGATGTCGAGGCGGCCGCCCGCCAGGGGATCGCCGTGACCAACGTCCCCGCCTACGGTGCCGCCTCGGTGGCGCAACTGGTCTTCGCCCTGCTGCTGGAGATGTGTTCGCAGGTCGGCCATCATGCCCGGCTGGTGCGGGAGGGGGCCTGGACGCGTTCCCCCGATTTCGCCTTCTGGGACCGGCCGTTGATCGAATTGGAGGGGCTGACGTTAGGGATCGTCGGTTTCGGCGATATCGGACGCAAGGTGGCGGCCCTGGGCCGGGCCTTCGGCATGGAGATTCTCGTGCACACCAAACATCCGGAAAAATACCGGGGGCAAGGGGCGGATGTCGCCTTCGCTGAACTCGATGACCTGTTCGCCCGTAGTGACGTAGTCAGTCTCCATTGCCCGCTGACGGCGGAGACCGAACGGTTGGTCGACACCCGGCGTCTGGCGCTGATGAAATCGACCGCCCGGCTCATCAACACCGGGCGCGGCGCCCTCGTCGACGAGGCGACTCTGGCGGCGGCTCTCAACGACGATCGGCTGGCCGGAGCCGGTCTCGATGTCCTCTGCCAGGAGCCGCCGCCCGCCGACAATCCGCTTCTGCAAGCGCGAAACTGCTTCATCACTCCGCACGTCGCCTGGGCGACCGGTGCCGCCCGTGGCCGGTTGCTGGCGGGGGCGGTCGGTAATCTCCGCGATTTTCTTGCCGGTGTTCCGCGCAATGTGGTGAACGGCGTCGGCCCTGCCGCGCCACCCGTTCCTTGA
- a CDS encoding YeeE/YedE thiosulfate transporter family protein, giving the protein MKMLIYGLVTGIAFGFILQKGRVLRYDKQIGALLFRDMTIIKFMLTSVLVGMVGVYLLVDLGLAQLSIKATVLGGNILGGLIFGLGWGLLGYCPGTSAGALGEGRWDAVWGLFGMIAGAALYAEAFPLMQRTVLTWGNFGKISLPQVLGINHWPVIIVFIVGGLLLFRFIEKKGL; this is encoded by the coding sequence ATGAAAATGCTCATCTACGGTCTGGTGACGGGTATCGCCTTCGGTTTCATTCTGCAGAAGGGGCGGGTGTTGCGCTACGACAAGCAGATTGGCGCCCTCTTGTTCAGGGATATGACCATCATCAAGTTCATGCTGACGAGCGTGCTGGTCGGCATGGTCGGCGTCTATCTGTTGGTCGATCTCGGCCTGGCCCAACTTAGCATCAAAGCGACGGTGCTCGGCGGCAACATCCTCGGTGGGCTGATCTTCGGCCTCGGCTGGGGGCTGCTCGGCTACTGCCCCGGCACTTCGGCGGGGGCCCTCGGGGAAGGGCGCTGGGACGCCGTCTGGGGGCTCTTCGGCATGATCGCCGGCGCCGCCCTCTACGCCGAAGCCTTCCCCCTGATGCAGCGCACCGTGCTGACCTGGGGCAATTTCGGCAAGATCAGCCTGCCGCAAGTTCTGGGGATCAATCACTGGCCGGTCATCATCGTCTTTATCGTCGGAGGGCTGCTGTTGTTCCGTTTTATTGAGAAAAAGGGTTTGTGA
- a CDS encoding YeeE/YedE thiosulfate transporter family protein — protein sequence MYSRFSSPSDGGWNPYLAGALSGLVSVFSVWFAGKFLGASTTFVRVAGMVENVFSPERVAQMDYFIKTVPKIDWQWMFVVGIFIGALIASLSDRSFRVQALPNLWQERFGAASTGRRAFFAFSGGTIAMFGARLAGGUPSGHGLSGSLQLAISGFVSLVCFFIGGIIVARLIYGGKAS from the coding sequence ATGTATTCGCGTTTTTCGTCGCCATCCGACGGCGGTTGGAACCCCTATCTGGCCGGGGCGCTATCCGGTCTGGTGTCGGTCTTTTCCGTGTGGTTCGCCGGAAAGTTCCTCGGCGCTTCCACGACCTTTGTGCGCGTCGCCGGCATGGTGGAGAACGTTTTCTCCCCGGAGCGGGTGGCGCAGATGGATTATTTCATCAAGACCGTGCCCAAGATTGATTGGCAATGGATGTTCGTGGTCGGCATCTTCATCGGTGCCTTGATCGCCTCCTTGAGCGATCGCAGCTTTCGCGTACAGGCTTTGCCCAACCTCTGGCAAGAGCGCTTCGGTGCCGCCAGTACCGGCCGGCGCGCGTTCTTTGCCTTTAGTGGCGGCACCATCGCCATGTTCGGCGCCCGTTTGGCCGGCGGCTGACCGAGTGGTCACGGGCTGAGCGGTTCGCTCCAGCTAGCAATTAGCGGTTTTGTTTCCCTGGTCTGCTTTTTCATCGGTGGCATTATCGTCGCCCGTCTCATCTACGGGGGGAAAGCGTCATGA
- the ppdK gene encoding pyruvate, phosphate dikinase: MAVKYVYFFGDGKAEGKGDMKNLLGGKGANLAEMTSIGLPVPAGFTITTEVCTEFYKNNRQYPAELKREVEEKLKQVETLMGKKFGDRKNPLLVSVRSGARASMPGMMDTVLNLGLNDETVQGIIEQSGDPRFAYDSYRRFIQMYSDVVMEMDGDILEHLLEQKKEARGVELDTDLTADDLKDLVVKFKQKVKEELGRDFPENPEEQLWGAIGAVFGSWMNPRAITYRKLNNIPAEWGTAVNVQSMVYGNMGDDCATGVAFTRDPSTGENYFYGEYLVNAQGEDVVAGIRTPQPINKAKHKPGDLPAMEDVLPDCYAQLAKIRDILEKHYKDMQDIEFTIEKGKLYMLQTRNGKRTANAAVKIAVDMVKEGLIDDKEGVLRVEPSQLDQLLHPSLDPKAAKTVIAKGLPASPGAACGEVVFSADEAENAAKMGLKVILVRVETSPEDIHGMHAAQGILTARGGMTSHAAVVARGMGKCCVAGCGDIVVNYREQQFTAKGGVIIKKGDIITLDGSTGEVILGQVPTVQPELTGDFGQLMQWVDKYRKLKVRTNADTPQDAKVAREFGAEGIGLCRTEHMFFDADRIMAVREMILSEDVEGRKRALIKILPMQKSDFIGLFREMKGLPVTIRLLDPPLHEFLPQKDSEIDELAKVMNVTAQTLKNKVEFLHEFNPMLGHRGCRLGITFPEIYDMQVQGIMEAACELIKNEGFSIIPEIMIPLVGEVKELAILKANAVRVCDEVIARYGVKVEYLIGTMIELPRAALTADAIAKEAEFFSFGTNDLTQTTYGLSRDDAGKFLPFYVESEIYPNDPFVALDQAGVGQLVKMGCEKGRATRPNIKLGICGEHGGEPSSVIFCHHIGLDYVSCSPFRVPIARLAAAHAALKG; the protein is encoded by the coding sequence ATGGCTGTGAAGTATGTGTACTTTTTTGGCGACGGGAAAGCCGAGGGCAAGGGCGACATGAAAAACCTGCTGGGCGGCAAGGGTGCCAACCTGGCGGAAATGACCTCCATCGGGCTGCCGGTTCCGGCGGGTTTCACCATCACCACCGAGGTCTGCACCGAGTTCTACAAGAACAATCGCCAGTATCCGGCGGAACTTAAAAGGGAAGTCGAGGAGAAGCTCAAGCAGGTCGAGACCCTGATGGGCAAAAAATTCGGTGACCGCAAGAATCCGCTGCTGGTGTCGGTACGCTCCGGCGCCCGCGCCTCCATGCCCGGCATGATGGACACCGTCCTCAACCTCGGCCTCAACGACGAGACCGTGCAGGGGATCATCGAGCAGAGCGGCGACCCCCGCTTCGCCTACGACTCCTACCGCCGCTTCATTCAGATGTACTCCGACGTTGTCATGGAAATGGACGGCGACATCCTCGAACATCTCCTTGAGCAGAAAAAAGAAGCTCGCGGGGTGGAACTCGACACCGATCTGACCGCCGACGATCTCAAGGATCTGGTTGTGAAGTTCAAGCAGAAGGTCAAGGAAGAGCTCGGCCGCGACTTCCCCGAGAATCCCGAGGAGCAGCTCTGGGGCGCCATCGGCGCGGTTTTCGGCTCGTGGATGAACCCCCGCGCCATCACCTACCGCAAGCTTAACAACATCCCCGCTGAGTGGGGGACCGCCGTCAACGTCCAGTCCATGGTCTACGGCAACATGGGGGATGACTGTGCCACCGGCGTCGCCTTCACCCGCGACCCCTCCACCGGCGAGAACTACTTCTACGGCGAATATCTGGTCAACGCCCAGGGCGAAGACGTCGTCGCCGGCATCCGCACTCCGCAGCCGATTAATAAGGCCAAACACAAGCCCGGTGACCTGCCGGCGATGGAAGATGTGCTCCCCGACTGCTACGCCCAGCTGGCGAAGATCCGCGACATCCTCGAGAAGCATTACAAGGATATGCAGGATATCGAGTTCACCATCGAAAAGGGCAAGCTCTACATGCTGCAAACCCGTAACGGCAAACGCACCGCCAATGCGGCGGTGAAGATTGCCGTCGACATGGTCAAGGAAGGGCTGATTGACGACAAGGAAGGGGTCCTGCGTGTCGAACCCTCCCAACTCGACCAGCTGCTTCATCCCTCCCTCGACCCCAAGGCGGCCAAGACAGTGATCGCCAAGGGTCTGCCCGCTTCCCCCGGCGCTGCCTGCGGCGAAGTCGTCTTCTCCGCCGATGAGGCCGAGAACGCCGCCAAAATGGGCCTCAAGGTCATTCTGGTGCGGGTCGAAACCAGCCCCGAGGACATCCACGGCATGCACGCCGCCCAGGGGATCCTCACCGCCCGCGGCGGCATGACCTCGCACGCGGCGGTCGTTGCTCGCGGCATGGGTAAATGCTGCGTGGCCGGCTGTGGCGACATCGTTGTCAATTATCGCGAGCAGCAGTTCACCGCCAAGGGCGGCGTGATTATCAAGAAGGGCGACATCATCACCCTCGACGGCTCCACCGGCGAAGTCATCCTCGGTCAGGTGCCGACCGTTCAGCCGGAACTGACCGGCGACTTCGGTCAGCTCATGCAGTGGGTCGATAAGTACCGCAAGCTCAAGGTCCGCACCAACGCCGACACCCCGCAGGATGCCAAGGTCGCCCGTGAGTTCGGCGCCGAGGGGATCGGCCTGTGCCGCACCGAGCATATGTTCTTCGATGCCGACCGCATCATGGCCGTGCGTGAAATGATCCTTTCCGAAGATGTCGAAGGCCGCAAGCGTGCCCTGATCAAGATCCTGCCCATGCAGAAAAGCGACTTCATTGGCCTCTTCCGCGAAATGAAGGGGCTGCCGGTCACCATCCGCCTGCTCGATCCGCCGCTGCACGAGTTCCTGCCGCAGAAGGATTCGGAGATCGACGAGCTCGCCAAGGTCATGAATGTGACCGCCCAGACCCTCAAGAACAAAGTGGAATTCCTCCACGAGTTCAACCCGATGCTCGGCCATCGCGGCTGCCGTCTCGGCATCACCTTCCCCGAGATCTATGATATGCAAGTTCAGGGGATCATGGAAGCGGCCTGCGAGCTGATCAAGAACGAAGGCTTCTCGATCATCCCCGAGATCATGATCCCGCTGGTCGGCGAGGTGAAGGAACTGGCGATTCTCAAGGCCAACGCGGTGCGCGTGTGCGATGAGGTCATCGCCCGCTACGGCGTCAAGGTCGAATATCTGATCGGCACCATGATCGAGCTGCCCCGCGCCGCCCTGACCGCCGATGCCATCGCCAAGGAAGCCGAGTTCTTCTCCTTTGGCACCAACGACCTGACCCAAACGACCTACGGCCTCTCCCGCGACGACGCCGGCAAGTTCCTGCCCTTCTACGTCGAAAGCGAGATTTATCCCAACGACCCCTTCGTCGCCCTCGACCAGGCCGGCGTCGGCCAGTTGGTGAAGATGGGTTGCGAAAAGGGCCGGGCCACCCGCCCCAACATCAAGCTCGGCATCTGCGGCGAGCACGGCGGCGAGCCGTCGAGCGTCATCTTCTGTCACCATATCGGCCTCGACTACGTCTCTTGTTCTCCTTTCCGGGTGCCCATCGCCCGCCTCGCCGCCGCCCACGCGGCGCTGAAAGGCTAA
- the glyS gene encoding glycine--tRNA ligase subunit beta, translating to MAQELLLEIGTEEIPAGFLPKAMADMAALIRTELENAQLAFGAIRTLATPRRLLLVVEGVEEHQPTLRSEVMGPAKSVAFAADGKPTKAGEGFARGQGVTVDQLVIVETEKGAYVCAKKEQAGRPTAELLTEILPRLIQAIPFKKSMRWKDLEVRFARPVHWIVALYGGAVVPFAFGNIASGNESRGHRFMAPGTFSVKDFSQYLQECERHFVIVDPEKRKTIIRAEVARLAKEAGGEVLADEELLEQVSYLVEYPSAVLGTFNPDFLQVPKEVLITSMRSHQRYFSLVDAAGKLMPAFITINNTLAPDPAVVVRGNERVLRARLSDARFFFEEDKKVPLADRVEALKSVVYQAKLGTSFEKMERFRALAVGLAEQLAPTLKEQAARAATLCKADLVSGMVGEFPEVQGVMGREYALLEGEDAEVAQAIYEHYLPTQAGGSIPSADLGAFVSIADKLDTLCGCFGVGLIPTGTADPYALRRSAIGILNIILGRGYRLSLPELVDRSLDLLTAKLTRPRPEVRADVLEFLRLRLVNLLTGQGYPQDVVDAVLSASFADVADALARVKALAELKGREDFEPLAVAFKRVVNIIKGGVDTPVAPALFASPCEGALFEATGQAAGQVAQAVAAGDYAAALRAIAGLRGTVDGFFEGVMVMADQDAVRINRLALLTGVARLFEGIADFSRIAA from the coding sequence ATGGCTCAGGAACTGCTGCTTGAAATAGGAACCGAGGAGATCCCCGCAGGATTCCTGCCCAAGGCCATGGCTGATATGGCCGCCTTGATCCGCACGGAACTGGAGAACGCCCAACTCGCCTTTGGTGCCATCCGCACCCTGGCCACGCCCCGGCGCCTGTTGTTGGTGGTCGAGGGGGTCGAGGAACATCAACCGACTCTGCGCAGCGAAGTGATGGGGCCGGCCAAGAGCGTCGCCTTCGCTGCCGACGGCAAGCCGACCAAGGCCGGCGAGGGCTTCGCCCGCGGTCAGGGGGTCACCGTCGACCAGTTGGTTATTGTCGAGACAGAAAAAGGGGCCTATGTCTGCGCCAAGAAGGAACAGGCCGGTCGGCCCACGGCGGAATTGTTGACAGAAATCCTGCCCCGGCTGATTCAGGCCATTCCCTTCAAGAAATCGATGCGCTGGAAGGATCTCGAGGTTCGCTTCGCCCGCCCGGTGCACTGGATCGTCGCTCTTTACGGTGGCGCCGTGGTCCCCTTCGCTTTCGGCAATATCGCGAGCGGCAACGAGTCGCGGGGACATCGCTTCATGGCTCCCGGCACCTTTTCCGTCAAGGACTTCAGCCAGTATCTGCAGGAGTGCGAACGCCATTTCGTCATCGTCGACCCGGAAAAGCGCAAGACGATCATCCGCGCCGAGGTCGCCCGTCTGGCCAAGGAGGCCGGGGGGGAAGTGCTTGCCGACGAGGAACTGCTGGAGCAGGTCTCCTACCTGGTGGAATATCCCAGCGCCGTCCTCGGCACCTTCAATCCCGACTTTCTGCAAGTGCCGAAAGAGGTGCTGATTACCTCCATGCGCAGCCATCAGCGCTATTTCTCCCTGGTGGATGCCGCCGGCAAGCTGATGCCGGCCTTCATCACCATCAACAACACCCTGGCCCCCGATCCTGCGGTGGTGGTGCGGGGAAACGAGCGGGTGCTCCGTGCCCGCCTTTCTGACGCCCGCTTCTTTTTTGAGGAAGACAAGAAGGTTCCCCTCGCGGATCGCGTCGAAGCACTCAAGTCGGTGGTCTATCAGGCCAAGCTTGGCACCTCTTTCGAGAAAATGGAGCGTTTTCGGGCCCTCGCCGTCGGTCTTGCCGAGCAGCTGGCGCCGACCCTCAAGGAGCAGGCCGCCCGCGCCGCCACCCTGTGCAAGGCCGACCTGGTTTCCGGTATGGTCGGCGAGTTTCCCGAAGTGCAGGGGGTGATGGGACGCGAGTACGCCCTGCTTGAAGGGGAGGATGCCGAAGTCGCCCAGGCGATCTACGAGCACTACCTGCCGACCCAGGCCGGCGGCTCCATCCCTTCCGCCGACCTCGGCGCCTTTGTCTCCATCGCCGACAAGCTCGATACCCTCTGCGGCTGTTTCGGCGTCGGTCTCATTCCTACCGGCACCGCCGACCCCTACGCCCTGCGGCGCAGCGCCATCGGCATTCTCAATATCATTCTCGGGCGCGGCTACCGTCTTTCCCTGCCGGAACTTGTCGATCGCAGCCTCGATCTGCTGACCGCCAAGCTGACCCGCCCCCGCCCCGAGGTCCGCGCCGACGTCCTCGAATTTCTCCGCCTGCGTCTGGTCAATCTGCTCACCGGGCAGGGCTATCCCCAGGATGTGGTCGACGCGGTCCTTTCCGCCTCCTTTGCCGATGTCGCCGACGCCCTGGCTCGGGTCAAGGCTCTGGCCGAGCTCAAAGGGCGTGAAGATTTCGAGCCGCTGGCCGTTGCCTTTAAGCGGGTTGTCAATATAATTAAAGGTGGCGTCGATACGCCCGTGGCGCCGGCGCTTTTCGCCTCTCCCTGCGAGGGGGCTTTGTTTGAAGCGACCGGGCAGGCGGCCGGTCAGGTCGCCCAGGCGGTCGCGGCTGGGGATTATGCCGCGGCTTTGCGTGCCATCGCCGGTCTGCGCGGCACGGTAGACGGCTTTTTTGAGGGCGTCATGGTCATGGCCGACCAGGACGCCGTGCGTATCAATCGCCTGGCGCTGCTCACCGGCGTCGCCAGGCTGTTCGAGGGGATCGCGGATTTTTCCCGGATCGCCGCATAA
- the glyQ gene encoding glycine--tRNA ligase subunit alpha — MTFQDLILSLQNYWAGQGCIIQQPYDVEKGAGTFNPATFLRVLGPEPWKVAYVEPSRRPTDGRYGENPNRLQHYYQFQVILKPSPMNILDLYLDSLKSFGIDPKAHDIRFVEDDWESPTLGAWGLGWEVWLDGMEITQFTYFQQAGGIDLKPVSGEITYGCERIAMYLQGVDNVYDLEWVKGVKYGDVHHRSEVEFSTYNFEEADVDMLLKLFTMYEKECIRLVERGLVLPAYDYVMKCSHSFNLLDARGAISVTERANYIGRVRNVAKLCAEGYLQLREKLGFPLLKGGR, encoded by the coding sequence GTGACGTTTCAAGATCTGATTCTCTCCTTGCAGAATTACTGGGCCGGGCAAGGATGCATCATTCAGCAGCCCTACGATGTGGAAAAAGGTGCCGGCACGTTCAACCCCGCGACATTTCTTCGGGTTCTTGGCCCCGAACCCTGGAAGGTCGCCTATGTCGAACCCTCCCGCCGCCCCACCGACGGCCGCTACGGCGAAAATCCCAACCGTCTTCAGCACTACTACCAGTTCCAGGTCATCCTCAAACCCTCGCCGATGAACATCCTCGATCTTTATCTCGACTCCCTCAAGAGCTTCGGGATCGACCCCAAGGCCCATGACATCCGTTTCGTTGAAGATGACTGGGAGTCCCCGACCCTCGGCGCCTGGGGCCTGGGCTGGGAGGTCTGGCTGGATGGTATGGAGATCACCCAGTTCACCTATTTCCAGCAGGCGGGCGGCATCGATCTCAAGCCCGTTTCGGGCGAGATCACTTACGGTTGCGAACGCATCGCCATGTATCTGCAAGGGGTCGATAACGTTTATGACCTCGAATGGGTCAAGGGGGTCAAATATGGCGACGTTCACCATCGGAGCGAGGTCGAGTTTTCGACCTACAACTTCGAAGAGGCCGACGTCGATATGCTCCTCAAGCTCTTCACCATGTATGAAAAAGAATGCATCCGCCTGGTGGAGCGCGGCCTGGTTCTTCCCGCCTACGACTACGTCATGAAATGTTCCCACTCTTTCAATCTGCTCGATGCCCGGGGGGCGATTTCGGTCACCGAACGGGCCAACTACATCGGCCGGGTTCGTAATGTGGCCAAACTCTGCGCCGAAGGCTATCTGCAACTGCGTGAGAAACTCGGCTTCCCGCTGCTGAAAGGAGGCCGCTGA
- the recO gene encoding DNA repair protein RecO produces MRFFRSEAIVLRHLDYGEADRIVTFFAPGHGRLRGFARGARNSRRRFAASLEPFAGVILHWATPRSGGLVTLKESELVDLRAGLRTDLPAIALAGYACELIEAFFAEGEAQDEVYALLKSLLDFLAAAGGSSTARLLFELRLLNLSGYIPHLLHCSACFGSLPGPHVSFSARRGGSLCPDCAGREQGLSLDLLTLGSVSRLIHAPATVFDGIRLGERTLREGRELVANTLECHLCRPLRSQNFLEGILLDLGAGKGG; encoded by the coding sequence ATGCGCTTCTTCCGTTCCGAGGCGATCGTGCTGCGCCATCTCGACTATGGCGAGGCCGATCGCATCGTCACCTTTTTTGCTCCCGGTCATGGCCGACTACGTGGTTTCGCGCGGGGAGCCCGCAACAGCCGGCGGCGCTTCGCGGCTTCTTTGGAACCTTTTGCCGGCGTGATTCTTCATTGGGCGACTCCCCGTTCCGGGGGGCTGGTCACTCTGAAGGAATCGGAATTGGTCGACCTTCGCGCCGGACTGCGCACCGACCTGCCGGCCATCGCTCTGGCGGGCTACGCCTGCGAACTGATCGAGGCGTTCTTCGCCGAAGGAGAGGCCCAGGATGAGGTCTATGCGCTCCTCAAGTCGCTGCTCGATTTCCTTGCCGCCGCCGGGGGAAGTTCGACGGCGCGGTTGTTGTTCGAGTTGCGTCTGCTCAATCTCTCCGGTTACATTCCCCACCTGCTCCATTGCTCTGCCTGCTTCGGTTCCCTGCCCGGACCCCATGTGAGCTTTTCTGCCCGGCGCGGCGGCAGCCTCTGCCCGGACTGCGCAGGGCGTGAGCAAGGACTTTCCCTGGACCTTCTGACCCTCGGTTCCGTCTCGCGGCTGATTCATGCCCCTGCGACCGTTTTCGACGGCATTCGCCTGGGCGAGCGGACCCTGCGCGAGGGGCGGGAACTGGTGGCGAACACCCTGGAGTGCCATCTTTGCCGGCCGTTGCGTTCGCAAAACTTTCTAGAGGGGATATTGCTCGACCTGGGGGCGGGCAAAGGGGGCTAA